The Dunckerocampus dactyliophorus isolate RoL2022-P2 chromosome 13, RoL_Ddac_1.1, whole genome shotgun sequence genome window below encodes:
- the slc10a3 gene encoding P3 protein, producing MRTLFQVCCLLLLTGQADRASAAGNQTVDGSRLAGSRYRYIIIGDGSSQEFEFPENTNGVIVVSSLYRSPEAGGRDRQTVKVRSLDPEVLAILNVTDGGHAGPAKSYVIGIRSGFPGQAQLQIQLLDVDRDSAAVVIEERTDYSIVVAPGSDDGARSIQSGGLAHFSENPVLFALLPLIFINKCAFGCKVEVEVLKVLLKSPVPLLLGVLAQFLVMPLYAYCVSRLAVLPKALSLGLVITCSAPGGGGGYLYSLLLGGDVTLAISMTLVSTVVAAAAMPLSSALYGRLLGVHAALHVPFVKILVTLLFIAIPISLGMMVKLRLPALTRVLLGLIRPFSFVLIVGGIFMAYRMGASILAHVRPQIVAAGLTVPFLGLAVGAVLAKWAGLTPAQRKTVSIEVGVQNSLLALAVMQLSFRRVEADFASQAPFIVALSSTSEMLLVVLAYHARRWLARGSDT from the coding sequence ATGAGGACGTTATTTCAAGTATGCTGCCTCTTGCTGCTTACCGGACAAGCGGACCGGGCGTCGGCCGCCGGAAACCAAACCGTCGACGGGAGCAGGCTGGCGGGCAGCCGGTACCGGTACATCATCATCGGGGACGGTTCCTCGCAGGAGTTCGAGTTTCCTGAAAACACCAACGGCGTGATTGTGGTGTCCAGCCTGTACCGGAGCCCGGAGGCCGGCGGGAGGGACCGTCAGACTGTGAAGGTGCGCTCCTTAGACCCGGAGGTCCTCGCCATCCTCAACGTGACGGACGGCGGCCACGCAGGGCCCGCCAAGAGCTACGTCATCGGCATCCGCTCGGGTTTCCCCGGCCAGGCTCAGCTTCAGATTCAGCTCCTGGACGTGGACCGGGATTCCGCGGCCGTGGTGATCGAGGAGAGGACGGATTACTCCATCGTCGTGGCACCCGGGAGCGACGACGGCGCACGATCCATCCAGTCGGGCGGCCTCGCCCATTTCTCAGAGAACCCGGTTCTGTTTGCCTTGTTGCCCCTCATCTTCATTAACAAGTGTGCCTTTGGTtgcaaggtggaggtggaggtgctGAAGGTTTTGCTGAAGAGCCCGGTTCCTCTGCTCCTGGGGGTGCTGGCTCAGTTCCTGGTCATGCCCTTGTATGCCTACTGCGTGTCCCGGCTGGCCGTCCTGCCCAAAGCGCTCTCCTTGGGCCTGGTCATCACCTGCTCCGCCCCCGGGGGCGGCGGGGGGTACCTGTACAGCCTTCTGCTCGGGGGAGACGTGACGCTGGCCATCTCCATGACGCTGGTCTCCACGGTGGTGGCGGCTGCTGCCATGCCGCTGTCGTCGGCGCTGTACGGCCGCTTGCTGGGGGTGCACGCCGCCCTGCACGTGCCCTTTGTGAAGATCCTGGTCACCCTGCTCTTCATCGCCATCCCCATATCTCTGGGCATGATGGTGAAGCTGCGCCTGCCCGCCCTCACGCGGGTCCTGCTTGGACTCATCAGGCCCTTCAGCTTCGTGCTCATCGTGGGCGGCATCTTCATGGCTTACCGGATGGGCGCGTCCATCCTGGCCCACGTCAGGCCCCAGATCGTGGCGGCGGGGCTGACTGTGCCTTTTCTGGGCCTGGCGGTCGGGGCGGTCCTGGCTAAGTGGGCGGGCCTGACCCCCGCGCAGAGGAAGACTGTGAGcatcgaggtgggcgtccagaACAGCCTGCTGGCGCTCGCCGTCATGCAGCTGTCCTTTCGCCGCGTGGAGGCGGACTTTGCGTCCCAGGCGCCTTTCATCGTGGCCCTCAGCAGCACCTCTGAGATGCTCCTTGTGGTGCTGGCATACCACGCCCGCCGCTGGCTGGCCCGCGGAAGCGACACCTGA